In a genomic window of Octadecabacter temperatus:
- a CDS encoding ImuA family protein, which produces MSFDFSTYFPLQNKRVHEACGPSAFSFAFALAGQQQASVLWIREAWLADQINPVGFNQYVNPHKLLLAKGKDQTEVLATAEESLRSGAVGLTVIELTKPIGLTAGRRLQLAAETGKSTGLCILPDGMGSNAAQTRWRCEPIFDAVDSTLQRWEIIKNKSGTLTAWTLRWNAETRRIIVVSEAGERPVSQGASG; this is translated from the coding sequence ATGAGCTTTGATTTTTCGACATATTTCCCACTGCAAAACAAGCGCGTGCATGAGGCCTGCGGGCCAAGTGCGTTCAGCTTTGCATTTGCACTGGCAGGCCAGCAGCAGGCGTCTGTTTTATGGATCCGCGAGGCGTGGCTGGCGGATCAAATCAATCCCGTAGGGTTCAACCAGTATGTCAATCCACACAAACTGCTGCTTGCTAAGGGCAAGGATCAAACTGAGGTGCTCGCCACGGCGGAAGAATCCCTGCGCTCGGGCGCTGTTGGCCTGACCGTAATCGAATTGACCAAGCCAATCGGCCTGACGGCAGGGCGACGTTTGCAGCTGGCGGCTGAAACGGGGAAATCGACAGGCCTGTGCATTTTGCCTGATGGAATGGGCAGCAATGCTGCACAAACCCGCTGGCGTTGTGAACCGATCTTTGATGCAGTGGACTCGACTCTTCAGCGCTGGGAAATTATTAAGAACAAATCAGGAACATTAACAGCTTGGACTTTGCGCTGGAATGCCGAGACGCGTCGTATCATTGTGGTTTCCGAGGCTGGCGAGCGACCGGTTTCTCAGGGCGCGTCCGGTTGA